A genomic segment from Desulfonatronum lacustre DSM 10312 encodes:
- the ldhH gene encoding L-lactate dehydrogenase (quinone) large subunit LdhH — protein MQTAVKIEEYLQEVEESLGNEFQRKALDTFAVAYRTGRANAFTGMDVKGLIEEIAQAKDDGIRRMDELYRQFKQKAESMGVHVHLAETAEEANRIIARIAKDNDCKKVIKAKSMTAEETHLNNHLEAEGLKVVESDLGEWIIQMRGEGPSHMVMPAIHLSRYQVADLFAGVTKKEQDPDIQKLVKVARRELRKEYVEADMGISGSNFAVVETGTIGLVTNEGNARLATTLPRVHVALVGLEKLTPTLHDALRILRALPRNATGQQITSYVTWITGPNECKSAPDNKKVMHVVFLDNGRKKLAKDKDFAQILRCIRCGACANVCPVYRLVGGHKYGHVYIGAIGLIMTYFFHGKDKAKFLVQNCVNCGACKEVCAAGIDLPRLIKEIHAMIQDEDGHPAQSKLMGMVLKNRTLFHTLLKNMRWAQKPFAERDGQYIRHLPTVFMKEKDQDFRKLPTIADKAFRDEWKSIKPKVVNPTLRVALFSGCVQDFVYPEQMKAAVKIIASTGTVELDYPMQQSCCGLPVNMMGEKQAAVEVARQNVQAFDPSRYDYIMTMCASCASHLKHGYPKLLENETALASKVAQFADKIIDFSSLIHDVLQISSMKFNHSGKRIGYHAPCHLCRGLEVREAPREAINMAHDYVPTSEEEVCCGFGGSYSMKFPAISKTLLAKKMANLEAGDISAVATDCPGCVMHIRGGMKAAGKDIEVKHVAELLAERLR, from the coding sequence ATGCAAACAGCCGTCAAAATAGAAGAATATCTCCAGGAAGTCGAAGAATCCCTGGGCAACGAGTTTCAGCGCAAGGCCCTGGACACCTTTGCCGTGGCCTATCGTACCGGTCGGGCCAACGCCTTTACAGGAATGGACGTCAAGGGCCTGATTGAGGAAATCGCCCAGGCCAAGGACGACGGCATCCGGCGCATGGACGAGCTGTACCGGCAGTTCAAGCAAAAGGCCGAATCCATGGGCGTCCACGTCCATCTGGCCGAGACAGCGGAAGAGGCCAACCGGATCATCGCCCGCATCGCCAAGGACAACGACTGTAAAAAGGTGATCAAGGCCAAGTCCATGACCGCGGAGGAAACCCACCTCAACAACCACCTGGAAGCCGAGGGTCTGAAGGTCGTGGAATCGGACCTGGGCGAGTGGATCATCCAAATGCGCGGCGAAGGCCCGTCGCACATGGTCATGCCGGCCATCCATCTCTCCCGCTACCAGGTGGCCGACCTCTTCGCCGGGGTGACCAAAAAGGAGCAGGACCCGGACATCCAGAAGCTGGTCAAGGTGGCCCGTCGGGAGCTGCGCAAGGAATACGTGGAAGCGGACATGGGCATCTCCGGAAGCAACTTCGCCGTGGTGGAAACCGGGACCATCGGCCTGGTGACCAACGAGGGCAACGCCCGCCTGGCCACTACCCTTCCCCGGGTCCATGTGGCTCTGGTGGGTCTGGAAAAGCTGACCCCCACCCTGCACGACGCCTTGCGCATCCTCCGCGCCCTGCCTCGCAACGCCACCGGCCAGCAGATCACCTCCTACGTGACCTGGATCACCGGTCCCAACGAGTGCAAGAGTGCGCCGGACAACAAGAAGGTCATGCACGTGGTCTTCCTGGACAACGGCCGCAAAAAGCTGGCCAAGGACAAGGATTTCGCCCAGATCCTGCGCTGCATTCGCTGCGGGGCCTGCGCCAACGTCTGTCCGGTCTATCGTCTGGTGGGCGGCCATAAGTACGGCCATGTCTACATCGGGGCCATCGGCCTGATCATGACCTACTTCTTTCACGGCAAGGACAAGGCCAAGTTCCTGGTTCAGAACTGCGTGAACTGCGGAGCCTGCAAGGAGGTCTGCGCAGCGGGCATCGACCTGCCCCGGCTGATCAAGGAAATCCATGCCATGATCCAGGACGAGGACGGGCATCCGGCCCAGTCCAAGCTGATGGGCATGGTGCTCAAAAACCGCACCCTGTTCCACACCCTGCTCAAAAACATGCGCTGGGCCCAGAAGCCCTTTGCCGAGCGCGACGGCCAGTACATCCGTCACCTGCCCACCGTGTTCATGAAGGAAAAGGACCAGGATTTCCGCAAACTGCCGACCATCGCGGACAAGGCCTTTCGCGACGAATGGAAGTCCATCAAGCCCAAGGTGGTCAACCCCACGCTGCGGGTAGCCCTGTTCTCGGGCTGCGTTCAGGACTTCGTCTATCCCGAACAAATGAAGGCCGCGGTGAAAATCATCGCCTCCACCGGAACCGTGGAGCTGGATTATCCCATGCAGCAGTCCTGCTGCGGCCTGCCGGTGAACATGATGGGCGAAAAGCAGGCGGCCGTCGAGGTGGCCCGGCAGAACGTGCAGGCATTCGATCCGAGCCGGTACGACTACATCATGACCATGTGCGCCTCCTGCGCCTCGCATCTCAAGCACGGCTATCCCAAGCTGCTGGAGAACGAGACCGCTTTGGCCTCCAAGGTGGCCCAATTCGCGGACAAGATCATTGATTTCAGCTCCCTTATCCACGATGTCCTGCAAATCTCGTCCATGAAGTTCAACCATTCCGGCAAACGCATCGGCTACCACGCCCCCTGTCACCTGTGCCGGGGCCTGGAAGTCCGCGAAGCGCCGAGGGAGGCCATCAACATGGCCCACGACTACGTGCCGACCTCCGAAGAGGAAGTCTGCTGCGGCTTCGGCGGTTCCTACTCCATGAAGTTCCCGGCCATCTCCAAGACCCTGCTGGCCAAGAAGATGGCCAACCTGGAAGCCGGAGACATCTCCGCCGTGGCCACGGACTGCCCGGGCTGCGTTATGCACATCCGCGGCGGCATGAAGGCCGCGGGCAAGGACATCGAAGTCAAACACGTGGCCGAACTGCTGGCCGAACGGTTGCGCTAG
- a CDS encoding lactate utilization protein: protein MSVSQEHIELFTKKAEAVSAVVKRIGKLDEAYAYAVDVCLNKDACQLLLSGCENAISDEASDLCVAKAADKVMAAPKLTDDQYAELAKAAEKAGVKLIADGLRGHLAGIDIGFAVADLGLAETGSLVLDSSSEDLRLSTMISEINVVVLPLSKLRATSYEAEAELLPMMQKAPNYLAFITGASRTADIERVLAIGVHGPLELHILLWEDA from the coding sequence CTGAGCGTGAGTCAGGAACACATTGAACTCTTTACCAAAAAAGCCGAAGCCGTTTCCGCTGTCGTGAAGCGGATCGGCAAACTGGACGAGGCCTACGCCTACGCCGTGGACGTCTGTCTGAACAAGGACGCCTGTCAACTGCTGCTCTCCGGCTGCGAAAACGCCATTTCCGACGAAGCCTCGGACCTGTGCGTGGCCAAGGCGGCGGACAAGGTCATGGCCGCGCCCAAGCTGACCGACGACCAGTACGCGGAACTGGCCAAGGCAGCGGAAAAGGCCGGAGTGAAGCTCATCGCCGACGGCCTGCGCGGCCATCTGGCCGGGATCGACATCGGATTCGCCGTGGCCGACCTGGGGCTGGCCGAAACCGGTTCCCTGGTGCTGGACTCCTCTTCCGAGGATCTGCGGTTGTCCACCATGATCAGCGAGATCAACGTGGTGGTCCTGCCCCTGTCCAAGCTGCGGGCCACCAGCTACGAGGCCGAGGCCGAGCTGCTGCCCATGATGCAAAAGGCCCCCAACTACCTGGCCTTCATCACCGGGGCCAGCCGGACCGCGGACATTGAACGGGTGCTGGCCATCGGGGTCCACGGACCATTGGAACTGCACATCCTGCTCTGGGAGGACGCGTAA
- a CDS encoding acetate kinase: protein MKILILNSGSSSVKYQLLDMAGQIVLASGLVERIGEATSKVKHVRRPGTDQEQAFNEAMSIPDHATGLAKVVELITGQSTGVIAAVSEIQGIGHRIVHGGEAFSAPTLVDEAVIEGIKAQIPLAPLHNPGGLAGIETALRLMPGVPNVAVFDTAFHQTMAPEAYRYAIPKELYTELKIRRYGFHGTSHFYVAKQCAKMLGKPLQETTCVTVHLGNGCSMAAIKNGKCIDTSMGLTPLAGLVMGTRSGDVDPALHAFLADNKGLSIREIDTLLNKDSGLKGMCGSNDMRDIHDLISQGDADAQLALRVFCRRVTQYIGQYLALLDGADAICFTAGIGENDSAVRRLSCATLGGLGAVLDTHRNAETPRGQAAEISTANSLIKIFIIPTNEELEIATQTMEVLGNKEAERESGTH, encoded by the coding sequence ATGAAGATCCTCATCCTCAACTCCGGCAGTTCCTCCGTCAAATATCAACTTCTGGACATGGCCGGACAAATCGTTCTGGCCTCGGGACTGGTGGAACGCATCGGCGAGGCCACCAGCAAGGTCAAGCATGTCCGCCGCCCGGGCACGGACCAGGAACAGGCCTTTAACGAGGCCATGTCCATTCCGGATCATGCCACGGGTCTGGCCAAGGTGGTGGAACTGATCACCGGGCAAAGCACTGGAGTGATCGCCGCGGTTTCCGAAATCCAAGGCATCGGCCACCGGATCGTCCACGGCGGCGAGGCCTTCAGCGCCCCGACCCTGGTGGACGAGGCCGTGATCGAGGGCATCAAGGCCCAGATTCCTCTGGCCCCCTTGCATAACCCCGGAGGGCTGGCCGGCATCGAGACCGCGCTGCGGCTGATGCCCGGCGTGCCCAACGTGGCCGTGTTCGACACGGCCTTTCACCAGACCATGGCCCCGGAAGCCTACCGCTACGCCATTCCCAAGGAACTTTACACCGAACTGAAGATCCGCCGCTACGGCTTCCACGGCACGTCCCATTTCTACGTGGCCAAGCAGTGCGCAAAGATGTTGGGCAAGCCGCTTCAGGAAACCACCTGCGTGACCGTGCATCTGGGTAACGGCTGCTCCATGGCCGCGATCAAGAACGGCAAATGCATCGACACCAGCATGGGCCTGACCCCGTTGGCCGGACTGGTCATGGGCACGCGCTCCGGCGACGTGGACCCGGCCCTGCATGCCTTCCTGGCGGACAACAAGGGGCTGAGCATTCGCGAGATCGACACGCTGCTGAACAAGGACAGCGGCCTCAAGGGGATGTGCGGAAGCAACGACATGCGCGACATCCACGATCTTATCTCCCAGGGCGATGCCGACGCCCAACTGGCCCTGCGGGTCTTCTGCCGCCGGGTGACCCAATACATCGGACAGTATCTGGCCTTGCTGGACGGGGCCGACGCCATCTGCTTCACGGCAGGAATCGGTGAAAACGATTCCGCAGTCCGCCGTCTGTCCTGCGCGACTCTTGGCGGGCTGGGCGCGGTGCTGGACACTCATCGTAACGCCGAGACCCCCCGGGGGCAGGCAGCGGAAATCAGCACCGCCAACAGCCTGATCAAAATCTTCATCATTCCCACCAACGAAGAGTTGGAAATCGCCACCCAGACCATGGAAGTCCTGGGAAATAAGGAGGCTGAGCGTGAGTCAGGAACACATTGA
- the pta gene encoding phosphate acetyltransferase → MAKNLYVINTESRSGKSAICLGLMQMLMRHIRRVGFFRPIISAQGNGKRDHDTNLILTQFHLNETYQDAYAYTLEQARDLINQGEHALLMENILAKYKALETRYDFILCEGSDFIGGDSAFEFDINAEIAANLGSPVILVANGQNKTPKQIVAQTQIAIDTFSEKGLDVLATIVNRAESLDKDEIIGGLRCKYRVHEECLTYAIPEVSSLGKPTINDIRKWLDAEVIAGGDLLDVQVDDYVVAAMQVNNFLQYVSKNSMVITPGDRSDILLGCIATRQSQTYPEVAGIVLTGGIKPPESVMKLLDGWTGVPMPILSAKGHTYKTTRTLMEMYGRIEPEDQKKIATALGSFEEHVDTAELFQRLETKKSTKVTPVMFEYSLIEKAKAERRHIVLPEGASTRILQAADILLRRGIADLTILGQPDAIRAKAAQMGLSLDKATFIDPAASDYFEDYWKTYYDLRKSKGMTEEVAHDTMAEATYFGTMMVQKGHADGMVSGSITTTQQTIRPALQFIKTRPGISLVSSVFFMCMSDRVLVFGDCAVNPNPTARQLAEIAVASADTAVQFGVDPRIAMLSYSTGESGSGQEVEKVREATTIAKEMAPELLIEGPIQYDAAYDPDVAMTKMPDSQVAGRATVFIFPDLNTGNNTYKAVQRAANAIAIGPVLQGLNKPVNDLSRGCTVPDIVNTVAITAIQAQHTENIK, encoded by the coding sequence ATGGCCAAGAACCTCTACGTCATCAACACGGAATCCCGCAGCGGCAAATCGGCCATTTGTCTCGGCCTGATGCAGATGCTCATGCGCCATATCCGGCGGGTGGGATTTTTTCGACCGATCATCAGCGCCCAGGGCAACGGCAAGCGGGATCACGACACCAACCTGATCCTGACCCAGTTCCACCTCAACGAAACCTACCAGGACGCCTACGCCTACACCCTGGAACAGGCCCGGGACCTGATCAATCAAGGCGAACACGCCCTGCTGATGGAGAACATCCTGGCCAAGTACAAGGCCCTGGAAACCCGGTACGACTTCATTCTCTGCGAGGGCTCGGACTTTATCGGCGGAGATTCGGCCTTTGAGTTCGACATCAACGCGGAAATCGCCGCCAACCTCGGCTCGCCGGTGATCCTGGTGGCCAACGGCCAGAACAAGACCCCGAAACAAATCGTGGCCCAGACCCAGATCGCCATCGACACCTTTTCCGAAAAAGGCCTGGACGTCCTGGCCACCATCGTCAATCGGGCCGAGAGCCTGGACAAGGACGAAATCATCGGAGGCCTGCGCTGCAAGTACCGGGTGCACGAGGAATGCCTGACCTACGCCATCCCCGAGGTGTCTTCCCTGGGCAAACCGACCATCAACGACATCCGCAAATGGCTGGACGCCGAGGTGATCGCCGGCGGAGACCTGCTGGACGTCCAGGTGGACGACTACGTGGTGGCCGCCATGCAGGTGAACAATTTTCTGCAGTACGTTTCCAAGAATTCCATGGTCATTACCCCTGGAGACCGGTCGGACATCCTCCTGGGCTGTATCGCCACCCGGCAATCCCAGACCTATCCCGAGGTCGCGGGGATCGTGCTCACCGGCGGGATCAAGCCTCCGGAATCCGTGATGAAGCTTTTGGACGGCTGGACCGGCGTGCCCATGCCCATTCTCTCGGCCAAGGGGCACACCTACAAGACCACCAGAACCTTGATGGAAATGTACGGACGAATCGAGCCGGAGGACCAGAAGAAGATCGCCACGGCCCTGGGATCTTTTGAGGAGCACGTGGACACCGCGGAACTTTTTCAGCGCCTGGAGACGAAAAAATCCACCAAGGTCACCCCGGTGATGTTCGAGTACAGCCTGATCGAAAAAGCCAAGGCCGAACGCCGGCACATCGTGCTCCCCGAAGGCGCGTCCACCCGCATTCTCCAGGCCGCGGACATCCTGCTGCGCCGCGGCATCGCGGACCTGACCATCCTCGGACAGCCGGACGCCATTCGGGCCAAGGCCGCTCAGATGGGGCTGTCCCTGGACAAGGCCACGTTCATCGACCCGGCCGCCTCGGACTACTTCGAGGACTACTGGAAGACCTACTACGATTTGCGCAAAAGCAAGGGCATGACCGAGGAAGTAGCCCACGACACCATGGCCGAGGCCACCTATTTCGGGACCATGATGGTTCAAAAAGGGCATGCCGACGGGATGGTCTCCGGCTCCATCACCACCACCCAGCAGACCATCCGTCCGGCCTTGCAGTTCATCAAGACCAGGCCGGGCATCTCCCTGGTCTCCTCGGTCTTTTTCATGTGCATGTCCGACCGGGTCCTGGTCTTCGGCGACTGCGCCGTGAACCCCAACCCCACGGCCCGACAGTTGGCGGAAATCGCCGTGGCTTCCGCGGACACCGCCGTTCAGTTCGGCGTTGACCCCAGGATTGCCATGCTTTCCTACTCCACCGGCGAATCCGGTTCGGGCCAGGAAGTCGAAAAGGTCCGGGAAGCTACAACCATCGCCAAAGAGATGGCTCCGGAACTGCTCATCGAAGGACCGATCCAGTACGACGCGGCCTACGACCCGGACGTGGCCATGACCAAAATGCCCGATTCCCAGGTGGCCGGAAGGGCCACGGTGTTCATCTTTCCGGACCTGAACACCGGCAACAACACCTACAAGGCCGTGCAGCGGGCCGCCAACGCCATCGCCATCGGCCCGGTGCTCCAGGGTCTGAACAAACCGGTCAACGACCTCTCCCGCGGCTGCACCGTGCCGGACATCGTCAACACCGTGGCCATCACCGCCATCCAGGCCCAGCACACTGAAAATATTAAATAA
- a CDS encoding (Fe-S)-binding protein has protein sequence MADIKKLVSMLKELDDLLTGCMRCGMCQAQCPVFAQTGRETDVTRGKLALLSGLSEEILKDPEEVNEKLQRCLLCGTCEANCPSGVKVTDIFLRARAILTGYLGLPPTQRLIFRRLLTNPKLMNNLLSLGSSLQGLFTKDADSVIGTSCARFNAPLIADRHFKKLASKSLHSQTPHKDTPPGKSGLRVAFFPGCVTDKVFPQVGQAVLKVMEHHQVGVFMPPNQACCGIPALSSGETEVFDNLVRQNLDLFAKGKWDYLITPCATCTATIHELWPKYYGDKMDAVRVKDLADKVMDVSQFLTDVLKVAPKEAVTPTKVAYHDPCHLRNTLKITAQPRQILAAGGKYAAAELPGGPSCCGSGGSFNIKHYKLSDVIGRKKAESIAATGAKIAATSCPACMLQISDMLSKSGHSIPVKHVVELYAETL, from the coding sequence ATGGCCGACATTAAAAAACTCGTATCCATGCTTAAGGAGCTGGACGACCTGCTCACCGGCTGCATGCGCTGCGGCATGTGCCAGGCCCAGTGCCCGGTCTTCGCCCAGACCGGCCGGGAAACCGACGTCACCCGCGGCAAATTGGCTTTGCTCTCCGGTTTGTCCGAGGAAATCCTCAAGGACCCGGAAGAGGTCAATGAAAAGCTCCAGCGCTGCCTGCTCTGCGGCACCTGCGAGGCCAACTGTCCCTCCGGGGTCAAGGTCACGGACATCTTTCTGCGCGCCCGGGCGATTCTCACCGGCTACCTGGGCTTGCCGCCCACTCAGCGCCTGATCTTCCGTCGGTTGCTGACCAACCCGAAACTGATGAACAACCTGCTCTCCCTGGGGTCGTCCTTGCAGGGCCTGTTCACCAAGGATGCGGACAGCGTCATCGGAACGTCCTGCGCCCGGTTCAACGCCCCGTTGATCGCGGACCGGCATTTCAAGAAGCTGGCTTCGAAGTCACTCCATTCCCAGACTCCCCACAAGGACACCCCTCCGGGAAAGTCCGGTCTGCGTGTGGCCTTTTTTCCAGGCTGCGTCACGGACAAGGTTTTTCCCCAGGTGGGCCAGGCCGTGCTGAAGGTCATGGAGCACCATCAGGTCGGGGTGTTCATGCCGCCCAATCAGGCCTGTTGCGGCATCCCGGCCCTGTCCAGCGGCGAAACCGAGGTCTTCGACAACCTGGTCCGCCAGAACCTGGACCTGTTCGCCAAAGGTAAATGGGACTACCTGATCACCCCCTGCGCCACCTGCACGGCCACCATTCATGAGCTTTGGCCCAAATACTACGGGGACAAGATGGACGCGGTCCGGGTCAAGGACCTCGCAGACAAGGTCATGGACGTCAGCCAGTTTCTTACCGACGTCCTGAAGGTCGCTCCGAAAGAAGCCGTAACCCCGACCAAGGTGGCCTACCACGATCCCTGTCACCTGCGGAACACGTTGAAGATCACGGCCCAACCGCGCCAAATCCTGGCCGCCGGAGGCAAATACGCCGCTGCAGAGCTGCCCGGAGGCCCCTCCTGCTGCGGGTCCGGCGGCAGCTTCAACATCAAGCACTACAAGCTGTCCGACGTCATCGGGCGCAAAAAGGCCGAAAGCATCGCCGCCACCGGCGCCAAGATCGCGGCCACCAGTTGCCCGGCCTGCATGCTCCAGATTTCGGACATGCTGTCCAAGTCCGGACATTCGATTCCCGTAAAGCACGTGGTGGAATTGTACGCGGAAACGTTGTAA
- a CDS encoding FAD-binding oxidoreductase — translation MIRDALKNEFQRIVGKDNVMTEPAELHAYSYDSAVLDQTQPAIVVRPENSESLGQVVRLCNENGLKLTVRGAGTNLSGGTIPHPGGVVCLTTALDKVLEINEEDLYAVVQPGVVTAKFAAQVAAKGLLYPPDPGSQAVSTLGGNVAENAGGLRALKYGVTKDYVMGVDFFDVNGELIRSGGKTVKCVTGYNLAGLMIASEGTLGVFEKLTLKLVPPPAAYKAMMAVFPDVMDASRAVAAIIANKIVPATLEFMDNFTIRTVENFRKAGLPVDAAAMLLIEVDGHPAQVEDDAAKVESICKDNKAISVRVAKDDAERNAVWQARRDALPALARVKPTTVLEDATVPRSKIPAMMQALDKIAKKYDLTIGTFGHAGDGNLHPTILTDKRDQKEWHRVEAAIDAIFEEALALGGTLSGEHGIGLAKSKYLKNEYGVGAINYSRRMKSVLDPNNILNPGKILGPLLA, via the coding sequence ATGATCAGAGATGCGTTAAAGAATGAATTCCAGCGGATCGTCGGCAAGGACAACGTGATGACCGAGCCTGCCGAATTGCACGCCTATTCCTACGATTCCGCGGTCCTGGATCAGACCCAACCGGCCATCGTGGTCCGCCCGGAGAATTCCGAAAGCCTGGGTCAGGTGGTCAGGCTGTGCAACGAGAACGGCCTGAAGCTGACTGTGCGCGGAGCCGGGACCAACCTGTCCGGCGGAACCATCCCCCACCCCGGCGGCGTGGTCTGCCTGACCACTGCGCTGGATAAAGTCCTGGAGATCAACGAGGAAGATCTCTACGCCGTGGTCCAGCCCGGCGTGGTCACGGCCAAGTTCGCGGCCCAGGTGGCCGCCAAGGGCCTGCTTTACCCGCCGGACCCCGGCTCCCAGGCCGTCTCCACCCTGGGCGGCAACGTGGCCGAGAACGCCGGGGGCCTGCGCGCCCTGAAGTACGGCGTGACCAAGGACTATGTCATGGGCGTGGACTTTTTCGACGTCAACGGCGAGCTGATTCGCTCCGGGGGAAAGACCGTGAAATGCGTCACCGGTTATAATCTGGCCGGACTGATGATTGCATCGGAAGGCACTCTGGGCGTATTCGAAAAGCTGACTCTGAAGCTGGTTCCGCCGCCTGCCGCCTACAAGGCCATGATGGCCGTATTCCCGGACGTGATGGACGCGTCCCGGGCCGTGGCCGCAATTATTGCCAACAAGATCGTTCCGGCCACCCTGGAATTCATGGACAACTTCACCATCCGCACCGTGGAGAACTTCCGCAAGGCCGGCCTGCCCGTGGATGCCGCGGCCATGCTGCTCATCGAGGTGGACGGCCACCCGGCCCAGGTGGAGGACGACGCGGCCAAGGTGGAATCCATCTGCAAGGACAACAAGGCCATCAGCGTCCGCGTGGCCAAGGATGACGCCGAGCGTAACGCGGTCTGGCAAGCCCGCCGCGACGCTCTTCCGGCTCTGGCCCGGGTCAAACCGACCACGGTCCTAGAAGACGCCACCGTACCCCGCTCCAAAATTCCAGCCATGATGCAGGCCCTGGACAAGATAGCCAAGAAGTACGACCTGACCATCGGCACCTTCGGCCACGCCGGGGACGGCAACCTGCACCCGACCATCCTCACGGACAAGCGCGACCAGAAGGAATGGCACAGAGTTGAAGCGGCCATCGACGCCATCTTCGAGGAAGCCCTGGCCCTGGGCGGCACCTTGTCCGGCGAGCACGGCATCGGTCTGGCCAAATCCAAATACCTGAAAAACGAATACGGCGTAGGGGCCATCAACTACTCCCGCAGGATGAAGAGCGTGCTCGACCCCAACAACATCCTCAACCCGGGCAAAATCCTCGGCCCCTTGCTCGCCTAA
- a CDS encoding L-lactate permease has protein sequence MSIGVLALIAALPIALALVLMVGFRWPATKAMPLAWLVTAVAGVAVWSLPVGYVAALSIQGVITAIGILIIVFGAILILHTLRDSGGMETIQCGMQSISPDMRVQAIIIGYLFAAFIEGAAGFGTPAALAAPLLLALGFPPLAAAVICLVFNSFPVTFGAVGTPVIIGLTFLRDLVGDAVASGAVGVNFTSYESFGMLIGQWATLMHLPMIFILPIFMLGFISRFFGPNRSWSEGFGAWKFCVFAAVAFTVPYLIFAWFLGPEFPSLIGGLVGLGVVVWGAKRGIAVPKDTWTFGSQKNWDPEWTGTVSTAAEGCKFEARMSQFKAWMPYVLIGIILVLTRINELGLKAWLSSKSIAWTGILGYESVSGSIAYLYLPGTIPFMLVAILTIFIHGMPGDKVKTAWVDSIKKMKNPAIALFFAVGLVSIFRGSGIGDLALNPNAYPSMPLAMASALSELVGQGWPMFASFVGGLGAFITGSNTVSNLLFAEFQWGMATQLDLPRQIIVAAQAVGGGMGNMVCIHNIVAVCAVVGLSGQEGAILRKTFWPFLLYGVVVGLMVILLLNILPANLF, from the coding sequence ATGTCCATTGGAGTCCTGGCACTTATCGCCGCATTACCCATTGCCCTGGCCCTGGTGCTGATGGTCGGCTTTCGCTGGCCGGCCACCAAGGCCATGCCGCTGGCTTGGTTGGTCACCGCCGTGGCCGGCGTCGCCGTCTGGAGCCTTCCGGTCGGCTACGTCGCCGCACTGTCCATTCAAGGCGTGATCACGGCCATCGGCATTTTGATCATTGTTTTCGGTGCAATTTTAATTCTGCATACCCTGCGCGATTCCGGCGGCATGGAAACCATCCAGTGCGGAATGCAGAGCATTTCTCCGGACATGCGCGTACAGGCCATCATCATCGGCTACCTGTTCGCGGCCTTTATTGAAGGCGCGGCGGGCTTCGGCACCCCCGCGGCCCTGGCCGCACCGCTGCTCCTGGCCCTGGGCTTCCCGCCCCTGGCCGCGGCGGTCATCTGCCTGGTCTTCAACTCCTTCCCCGTCACCTTCGGCGCGGTGGGCACGCCGGTAATCATCGGCCTGACCTTCCTGCGCGACCTGGTGGGCGACGCCGTGGCCAGCGGGGCCGTGGGCGTGAACTTCACCAGCTATGAGTCCTTCGGCATGCTCATCGGCCAGTGGGCCACCCTGATGCACCTGCCGATGATCTTCATCCTGCCCATCTTCATGCTCGGCTTCATCTCCCGCTTCTTCGGCCCGAACCGCTCCTGGTCCGAAGGCTTCGGCGCCTGGAAATTCTGCGTCTTCGCCGCTGTGGCCTTCACCGTCCCCTACCTGATCTTCGCCTGGTTCCTGGGTCCGGAATTCCCATCCCTGATCGGCGGTCTGGTCGGCCTGGGCGTGGTGGTCTGGGGCGCCAAGCGCGGCATCGCCGTGCCCAAGGACACCTGGACCTTCGGTTCCCAGAAGAACTGGGATCCGGAATGGACCGGCACGGTCAGCACCGCTGCCGAAGGCTGCAAGTTCGAAGCCCGGATGAGCCAGTTCAAGGCCTGGATGCCCTACGTGCTCATCGGCATCATCCTGGTGCTCACCCGGATCAACGAGCTGGGACTCAAGGCCTGGCTCTCCTCCAAAAGCATCGCCTGGACCGGCATCCTGGGCTATGAATCCGTCAGCGGTTCCATCGCCTACCTCTACCTGCCCGGCACCATTCCGTTCATGCTCGTGGCCATCCTGACCATCTTCATCCACGGCATGCCCGGCGACAAGGTCAAGACCGCCTGGGTGGATTCCATCAAGAAGATGAAAAACCCGGCCATCGCCCTGTTCTTCGCCGTGGGTCTGGTCTCCATCTTCCGCGGGTCCGGCATCGGCGATCTGGCCCTGAACCCCAACGCCTACCCCTCCATGCCTCTGGCCATGGCCAGTGCATTGTCTGAATTGGTGGGCCAAGGCTGGCCGATGTTCGCCTCCTTCGTCGGCGGCCTGGGAGCCTTCATCACCGGTTCGAACACGGTGTCCAACCTGCTCTTTGCCGAGTTCCAGTGGGGCATGGCCACTCAGCTTGATCTGCCCCGCCAGATCATCGTCGCGGCCCAGGCCGTGGGCGGCGGCATGGGCAACATGGTCTGCATCCACAACATCGTGGCCGTGTGCGCCGTGGTCGGCCTGTCCGGACAGGAAGGCGCAATCCTGCGCAAAACCTTCTGGCCCTTCCTGCTCTACGGAGTGGTCGTTGGCTTGATGGTCATCCTGCTGCTGAACATCCTGCCGGCCAACCTCTTCTAA